DNA from Coriobacteriaceae bacterium:
GCGAGAGCGGAGACGCCGACCATGAGGCCTGATATAGAAAACAGCATGGCGGGCGCGAACATTGCCCCGCCAAAGCGTTGGATTTTTTGCAGCATGTTCTGCCTTCCGAATATCGAGGCGCGTTGCGCGTGGGGAAACGTTTAAACAATGGATTCATTGTAGAGGACCAGACGATTGTCGTACCGGCAGTTTTGAGCGAAACCGATTTGGGCATGACAGAAACCGTCAACGGTTAAATCCTGTCGCTTTACCGATATTCGGTTTAAACAACTTTAAGAAATGCTATCGTGCCTAGCCGGAAATGAATAATGTAGAGGTGAAACAATGCCAAAAGCGATATACGAAGGAATCTACCGAGAAATACGCTCGCGCATCATTAATGGGACCTATGCGTTTCAGGAGATGCTGCCAACCGAAGCCGAGCTGACCGCGGAATTTGGCTGCACGCGCAATACCGTCCGCCGCGCTTTGAGCATGCTGGCCGACGGGATGTTTGTGCAGCCCATACACGGCAAGGGCGTGCGCGTTATTTGGCTTAAGGGCGAAACCGACATGTTGGGCGCACTCGAAGAGGTTGAGTCGTTTGGCGAGTTTGCAAAGCGCAACAATGCCGTTGCATCGACGGACGTTAAGTCTTTTGAACATCTGGTCTGCACCGAGCAACTCTCTCGTCGCCTGGGCTTTAAGGTGGGCGAGAAGTTGATTCGCGTGGTGCGCGTCCGTAGCCTTAACGGTAACGCTCGCCAGGTGGACCACGGCTATTTTCTGGAGTCGATCGCCAAAGGCCTGACACCCGAGATCGCCGCAAGGTCAATTTACGACTATCTGGAGCACAAGCGCGGCGTCAAAGTGATGGCGAGTCGTCGTACGGTGAGTGTCGAGCTCGCCAACGATGAGGACTGCAGCTACTTGGACCTTGGTAAGTACAACTGCGTCGCCGTTATGGAGAGCCAATCGTACACCTCGGACGGCATCTTGTTCGAGGTCACGCACGCCCGTACGCACCCCGAGATCTTCCACTACCGCGTCAACTCCAAGCGATAGCCGGCTAGCTCGCAGCCTGACGAGACTCATGCCCTCAAAGCGAAAACGCCCGGTCAAACCGACGATGTATCGGCTTGACCGGGCGTTTTCTCTATATTCGATAACAAATAATTGTTTATACAAAACTTGTCAAGTATCAAGTTGAAATTACCGTTCACCGATGTTTTTCTACCGCTCTAGTAATACTTGTTCAAACAACTAGCCAAATAGCGTATTGTACAAATCAGCAAAAGGGGCAAAGTCCCCGAGCCAATCTCCGAAGGCGGCGGCAAAGGGTGCCGCCACGGTGTGAAAGGGTGGATTGTAATGAAGAACGAAATGAGCAGAAGGCAGTTCCTGGGCTTTGCTGGTTCCGCGGCTGCGGTGCTTGGTCTGGGTCTCGTGGGCTGCGGTGGTTCTGCCGGCTCCGGCTCCTCTGCTTCTGGTGACGCTGCCGAGGTCTACTTCCTCCAATTCAAGCCCGAGGTCGACAAGGAGTGGAAGGAGATCGCCAAGGCCTATAAGAAGGAGAAGGGCGTCGAGGTCAAGATCGTGACCGCCGCCTCCAACACTTACGAGGAGAAGCTCAAGTCCGAGATGTCCAAGAGCTCCGCTCCGACCCTGTTCCAGGTCAACGGCCCCACCGGTCTTAAGAACTGGAAGGATTACTGCGCCGACCTGTCCGATACCAAGCTCCGCGGTGAGCTCATTGACGACTCCCTGGCTCTGCAGTCCGATGGCAAGGATCTGGGTATCGACTGGGTCCAGGAGAGCTACGGCATCATCTACAACAAGCAGCTGCTCGAGAAGGCTGGTTACAAGGCCGAGGACATCAACTCCTTCGACAAGCTGAAGGCTTGTGCCGACGACATCCAGGCCCGCAAGGACGAGCTTGGTGTTGAGGGCGCCTTCACTTCCGCTGGCATGGACGACTCCTCCAGCTGGCGCTACACCACCCACCTCGCCAACCTCCCGCTCTACTACGAGTTCGAGAAGGAGCACAACCAGGAGGACGACGAGATCAAGGGCGAGTATCTCGACAACTTCAAGCAGATTTTCGACCTGTACATCACCGACTCCACCTGCGATCCTTCGCAGCTTGCCTCCAAGACCGGCGACGACGCCACAAACGAGTTCGCAACCGGCAAGGCCGTCTTCTATCAGAACGGTTCTTGGGCCTACGCTGACCTCACCAAGGCTGGCATGACCGACGATCAGATTGGCATGATGCCCATCTACATCGGTGTCGACGGCGAGGAGAACCAGGGCCTGTGCTCCGGCGGCGAGAACTACTGGTGCGTCAGCTCCCAGGCTTCCGAGGATGCCCAGAAGGCCACCGAGGACTTCATGTATTGGTGCGTCACTTCTGACACCGCCACCAGCATCATCGCTGACAAGATGGGTCTGACTGCCCCGTTCAAGAGCGCTAAGGAGACCACCAACGTCTTCTCGCAGCAGGCCGTTGCCATGGCCAAGGACGGCAAGAAGACCGTCGCTTGGGACTTCGTTTACATCCCCTCTGAGGAGTGGAAGAAGAACCTCAAGCAGGCTCTGATTGCCTATGCTGCCGACAACAGCAAGTGGGACGGCGTCAAGAACGCCTTCGTCGATGGCTGGAAGACCGAGAAGGCTGCTTCCGAGTAAGCAGTTGCTGCCCAAGCTATCTGATTAGCGACAGGGGGCGGGCAGACGTTGGTTTGCCCGCCCCCTGCATATTGAAAGGACCCTTCTATGGGCAAAGCACTCAAGCGCTGGTGGCCGCTCTTTATGCTGCCCACGTGTCTGGCGTTTATGATCGGGTTCGTGATCCCCTTTATCCAGGGTTTCTATCTCTCGTTCTGCCAGTTTATTACCATCAACAACACGCACTTTGTCGGTATCGAGAACTACGTGCGCGCACTGTCCGATCCGCAGTTTGCCACGTCGTTCTTCTTTACCGTGGCGTTTGCCTTCCTGTCGACGGTGCTCATCAACGTGATCGCCCTCGCCATCGCGCAGGCGCTCACCCGCAAAGCGCTCAAGGGCACCAACATCTTCCGTACGATCTTCTTTATGCCTAACCTGATCGGCGGCATCGTGCTGGGCTACATCTGGCAGATTCTGATCAACTGCCTGCTCTCCAACGTGGGCGCCCAGCTCATCGCCCTTAACTCTGCTGCTGGCTTCTGGGGCCTTATCATCCTGACCCTGTGGCAGCAGGTCGGCTACATGATGATCATCTACATCGCTGGTCTGCAGTCCATTCCGTCCGACTACATCGAGGCCGCCAAGGTCGACGGTGCCACGGCATGGCAGACGTTTTGGAAGGTTAAGATCCCTAACCTGATGCCGACGATCACCATCTGCCTGTTCCTGTCCATCACCAACGGCTTTAAGCTGTTCGACCAGAACCTCGCCCTTACCGGTGGTGCCCCCGCGCACTCCACCGAGATGCTCGCCCTGAACATCTACAACACGTTCTATTCGCGTGCTGGTATCGCATGGCAGGGCATTGGCCAGGCCAAGGCAGTCATCTTCTGCATCCTGGTCGTCGCTATTTCTATGATCCAGCTTAAGGCCACGAGGTCCAAGGAGGTGCAGCAGTAATGAAACGCGATAAGGCTATTAACCGCGCGCTCTCGATTTTCTTTACGATTCTGTCGCTCGCATGGATCTATCCCGTGTTCATGATTGCGCTCAATTCCTTTAAGAAAGCGACCGCAATCAGCACCACCACGGCATTCGATCTGCTCACGCCCGAGACGTTCGACGGCCTCGCAAACTACATGCACGCCCTTAATGAGCAGGGCTTTGCCTCGGCATTTATGTACTCGCTCATCATCACGGTCACGTCGGTCGTGCTGATCTTGGTGTGCTGCTCCATGTGCGCTTGGTACGTGGTTCGTGTCAACAGCAAGATCTCGAACTTCTTCTATTACCTGTTCGTGTTCTCGATGGTTGTACCGTTCCAGATGCTCATGTTCACGCTGTCCAATTTGGCGGACCGCATCGGCTTTAACACGCCGTTCAACATCTGCTTTATCTATCTGGGCTTTGGCGCGGGCCTGGCGGTCTTTATGTTCGCCGGCTTTGTAAAGAACATCCCGCTCGAGATCGAGGAGGCGGCCATGATCGACGGCTGCAACCCGGTCCAGGTGTTCTTTAAGATCGTCCTCCCCATTATGAAGCCCACCTATCTTTCGGTCGGCATCCTCGAGACCATGTGGGTCTGGAACGACTACCTGCTGCCCTACCTTACGCTCGACTCCACCAAGTACAAGACCATTCCTATCTTGATCCAGTACTTCCGCGGCGGCTACGGCCACGTCGAGCTCGGCCCCATGATGGCCTGCATCATGATGGTCGTTGTCCCCATCGTCGTCATGTACATCCTCTGCCAGAAGTACATCATCGACGGCGTGGTGGCAGGTGCCGTCAAGGGCTGATGCCGTAACTGTTTTGCAAGTTTCTGCGGCGCCCCTCAGCGTGGCGCCGCATATCGAAAGGTAAAGACATGGCCGAGATCGTTCTCAAACATGTTCAGAAGGTGTATCCCAACAACGAGTCCAAAAAGAAGGGCTTCTTTGGCAAAAAGAAGAAGACCGAGGAGAAGAAGCACAACCTCAAGGTTACCGAGGACGGTGTGCTCGCTGTAGAGGACTTCAACCTCACCGTTCACGACCAGGAGTTCATCGTCCTCGTTGGCCCCTCTGGCTGCGGTAAGTCCACGACGATGCGCATGGTCGCCGGCCTGGAGGACATTACCTCGGGCGACGTGCTCATCGATGGTAAGCGCGTCAACGACGTGGCGCCCAAGGACCGCGACATCGCCATGGTGTTCCAGAGCTATGCTCTGTACCCCAATATGACGGTGTACGAGAACATGGCGTTTACGCTTGAGCTCAAGAAGGTCCCCAAGGACGAGATCGACCGCAAGGTTCGCTCCGCTGCCGAGATCCTGGGCATTACCGAGTACCTCGACCGTAAGCCCAAAGCGCTTTCGGGCGGCCAGCGCCAGCGCGTCGCCATCGGCCGCGCCATCGTGCGTGACCCCAAGGTCTTCCTGATGGACGAGCCGCTGTCCAACCTGGATGCCAAGCTTCGTAACCAGATGCGTGCCGAGCTCATTAAGCTGCGCCACGAGATCAAGGGCACGTTCATCTACGTCACTCACGACCAGACCGAGGCCATGACCCTCGGCGACCGCATCGTGGTCATGAAGGACGGCGTCGTCCAGCAGATCGCCACGCCGCAGGAGGTCTTCAACCATCCCGCGAACATCTTCGTCGCCGGCTTCATCGGCGTGCCGCAGATGAACTTCTTCGATGCCCAGCTGGTGCGCTCGGGCAACGGCTTTACCGTCAAGACCGAGGACATGAACGTTGCTCTCGCCCCCGAGACCTGCGCTCAACTCGCTCTTAACTGGGACGGCGGCGACGTGAAGGAGATCACGGCCGGCGTGCGCCCCGAGCAGATCCTGCTTGCCGACAAGGGCGAGGAGGGTGCGCTCCAGGGTACCGTCGAGGTGACCGAGCTCATGGGTTCGACCGAGCACGTCCACGTGACCGCCCCCGACGGCCAGTTTGTCCTGATTATCCCCGTCGTCGACCTCGAGGCCAAGGGCGCGCTCAAGGCTGGCGACACCATCTGGTTCAAGTTCGAGAAGAACGCGACCCATCTCTTCGATAAGGTGTCTGGCAAGAACCTTATCTAGGCCCGGTGCATCCAGGCCCTCCCTTTGGGCGACTGCGGTATTGCCATCCTTTTGCCGCGGTCACATATAAGGCTCCCCTCCCGTCCGCTGGGCGAGAGGGGGGCCTTTCTTTGTGCTGGGGGTGTCTGACCGGTCGTTTGTCTCGATCTGTAACGGGTAGGGCCGATTTCGGACGCTAGGTGTTACAGATCGAGACGGTTCCGCCGAGCTAACCATTTCATCTAAATCTGTAACACCAAAGGCGAATTTCAGTTGCTAGATGTTACAGATTGAGATAAACCCAAGGGGAGGGGCCGGTATGTCTCAATCTGTAACAGCTGGGGCCGTTTTTACCGAGTAGCTGTTACAGATCGAGATTGTTTGGTCGAGTCGGGTCACAGGGTAACGTGCGGGCACAAAAAACGGAGCCGTGTTGCCACGACTCCGTTTCTCAAGAGGATGGGTAAGGGAAGCGAAATTAGTTCAGGTGCCAGATCTCGTCGTTGTACTGGGAGATGGTGCGGTCGGACGAGAAGGCGCCGGCGTTGGCGATATTGATGAGCGCCTTGCGCATCCAGGCGTCCTGGTCCTCGTAGTCGGCCAACACGCGCTCCTTGGTCTGGATGTACTCCTCGATGTCGAGCAGGGCCATAAACCAGTCCTTGCCCTTAATGTCGTCGTGCAGGCGCTGCAGGCGCTCGGCGTTGCCGGTCGCCATAAAGGCGGGGTTGGTGATGAAGTCCACCAGCAGTTTAATGCCGGGCTTGCGGTAAAGTGCACCGGCGCTGTAGGTGCCGTCGGCATAGAGCTGCTCGACCTGCTTGGACGAGGCACCAAAGGTATAGATATTCTCGTCGCCCACGAGCTCGGCAATCTCCACGTTGGCACCGTCGAGCGTGCACAGGGTTAGGGCGCCGTTGAGCATGAACTTCATGTTGGAGGTGCCGCTCGCCTCCTTGGAGGCCAGGCTGATCTGCTCGGAGATGTCAGCGGCGGGGATCACGCGCTCGGCGGCGGTGACGTTGTAGTTCTCGATCATGACAACCTGCAGGTAGGGAGCCACGTCGGGGTCGTTTGCAATCCACTGCGACAGCGTCAGGATCAGATGGATGATGTCCTGCGCGATAGTGTAGGCAGGCGCCGCTTTGCCGCCAAAGATGATGGTGACGGGGTGCTTAGGTCTGTTGCCGTTCTTGATATCGAGGTACTTCCAGATGATGTAGAGCGCGAGCATCTGCTGGCGCTTGTACTCGTGGATGCGCTTGACCTGGACGTCGATGATGGCGTTGGAGGGAATGGTCACGCCCTGCTCGAGCGCCATGAACTGGCGCATGATGACCTTGGCCTCGACCTTGGTGGCGGCCAGGCGCTCAAGAACGTCCTTGTCGTCGGCGAACTTGGCGAGTTTGCTCAGATCGCCGGTGCTGCGCCAGTCGGTGCCGATCACATCGTCGAGCAGGCTGGCGAGCGCGGGATTGGCCCCATGGATCCAGCGGCGGAAGGTGATGCCGTTGGTCTTGTTGGAGAACTTCTTGGGATAGATCTCGTAGAACGGATGAAGCTCGGTGTCCTCCAGGATCTTGGTGTGGAGGGCGGCTACGCCGTTGATGGAGAAGCCAAAGTGGATGTCCATGTGGGCCATGTGGACGGTGTCGTGCTCGTCGATGATGGCGACGTGCGGGTCATCGTGCTCGGCCTTCGCGATCTCATCGAGCTTGACGATAATGTCGGCGATGGCAGGGGAGACCTTCTGCAGGCTGGCGAGCGGCCACTTCTCGAGCGCCTCGGCAAGAATCGTGTGGTTAGTGTAGGCGACCATGGAGCGTACGATGGTCACGGCCTCGTCAAACTCGATGCCATGCTCGGTGGTGAGCAAGCGAATGAGCTCGGGGATGACCATGGTGGGGTGCGTGTCGTTGATCTGGACAACGGCGTAATCGGCCAGATCGTGCAGGTTGCTGCCGCGCTCGATGGCCTCGTCGATTAGGAGCTGGGCGGCGTTGCTCACCATGAAGTACTCCTGGTAGATGCGAAGCAGGCGGCCCTGCTCGTCGGAATCGTCGGGGTAGAGGAACAAGGTGAGGTTCTTGGCGATCTCGGTCTTATCGAAGTCGATGGAGCTGCCGGGGACCAGGCCGTCGTCGACGCTCGCCAGGTCGAAAAGGCGCAGGCGGTTCTTGGTGGGCTGGCCGTAACCGGGCACATCGATGTTGACGAGCTTGGAGGTAACGGCAAAATCACCGAACTCAACGGTGTAGGAGCGGTCGTCATCGATTACGATATCCTGCTCGCCGAGCCACTCATCGGGAACGGCCTTCTGCTGGTTGTCGACAAAGCGCTGACGGAACAGGCCGTAATGGTAGTTGAGGCCCACGCCGTCGCCGGTGAGGCCCAGCGTGGCGATGGAGTCTAAAAAGCATGCAGCCAGACGGCCCAGGCCGCCGTTGCCCAGCGAAGGCTCGACTTCAAACTCCTCGATTTTGTTGAGGTCGTGGCCGGCGGCGGTGAGTTGCTCCTTAACCTCGTCATAGATGCCGAGGTCGATCATGTTGTTGATAAGCAGCTTGCCGATCAAAAATTCGGCAGAGATGTAATAGAGCTTTTTCTTGCCATTGTTGAGCGGGCAGGCGGCAGAGCGCTCCTGTACGAGCTTGGCGAGCAGCTTGTAGATGCTGCGATCGTCGAGCTGCTCGAGCGATTTGCCAAAGGCCTGCTCGGCAAGATCGGAAAGGTTAATGTGGGGCATGTTTCCTCCTGTGATGAGTTGTTAGACATGTCTTAGATACAAAGAAGCCCGCGCGAGGGGATTGGGGTGCCCTCGCGCGGGAAAGCGAGCACGTCCGATGTGTTGGGGTGGCGTCGGACGTGATTGCCCTTATTGGGGAAGCTCGATATCGCCTTCCGAGGGAATGCGGAAGTACGTCTCGGTCCAGTCGGTGAGCTTATGCTCGAGCTCGCGGGTGATGGCGCCATCGAGCATGCGCCAGGTCCAGTTGCCGCCAAGCGTGGCGGGCGTGTTGATGCGTGCCTCATTGCCCAAGTTGAGCAGGTCCTGCATGGTATAGATGCAGGTATCGCTCACGCTGGCGGCGATGGTGCGATTGAGGGCATCGGTGATGGGCTCGCCGTCGCGCTGATGCGTATACAGGGCGGCCTGCTCGCGCTGACGCGGGGTGGCCGTTCCCTCAAACCAACCGCGCGCCGTCTCGTTATCGTGGGTGCCCACATAGGCGACGGTGTTGGCGATGTAGTTATGCGGCAGGTAGTACGAGTTGGTGCCCTCAAAGGCAAACTGCAGGATCTTCATGCCGGGGAAGCCCGAGTTGTCGCGCATGTCGATGACGCCGGGGGTGAGGAAGCCCAAGTCCTCGGCGATGATGGGCAGCGTGCCGAGCTTTTCCTCGAGCGTCTTGAAGAACTTGAGGCCGGGACCCTGCGTCCACGAACCGTAGGACGAATCGGGCGAGGAGAACGGCACCTCCCAATAGGCCTCGAAGCCGCGGAAGTGATCCAGGCGGATGACGTCGTACATGTCGAGGGCGGCGCGAATGCGGCCCTCCCACCAGGAGAAGCCGTCGGCCTCCATGGCGTCCCAGTCGTAGATGGGGTTGCCCCAGTACTGGCCGGTAGCCGAGAACTGGTCGGGCGGCGTGCCGGCGACGCTCACGGGATTGCCGGCGGCGTCGATCTTAAAGAGCTCAGGTGTCGCCCACATCTCGACGGAGTCACGCGAGACATAGATGGGCAGGTCGCCGATGATGAGAATGTCGCGCTCGTTGGCATAGGCCTTGAGGCGGCTCCACTGGCGATCGAAGAAGTACTGCGCCATCTGGTGGTAGAGCATACGCGCCGGATGGTCGGCGCAGACCTTGGCGGAAGCCTCGCCGCGGGTGCGGAGCTCCGCGGGCCACTCCCAAAACGCCTTGAGACCGCACTCCTCTTTGACGGTCATGAACTCACAGTAGGGGATGAGCCAGTCCTCGTTGGCCTGGACAAAGTCATCGAAATCGGCCGGCTTGTCGGCAGCAAAGCGCTCGGCGGCGCGGTCGAGAATCTGACGGCGGCCGCCAAAGATAGCACCGTAGTCGACATTGCTGGGGTCGGATCCCAGATACACGCCATCGATATCGCGCTGCTCCAGATACCCTGCCTCGATAAGCTCGGCAAAGTCGATAAAGTTGGGGTTGCCTGCGCGGGCCGAGAACGACTGATAAGGCGAATCGCCATAGCTGGTCGTCGTAAGGGGCAGAATCTGCCAGTAATGTTGTTTGCACGAGGCGAGAAAATCGACGAAGTCGTAGGCATTCCAGCCAAAGCCGCCGATTCCGTATGGTCCGGGCAGAGATGAGACGGGCATGAGGACGCCGCTTGCACGCTCCATGAATGCGCTCACCAACCTTCTTGTTGTGGGGTCGGCCTGCCGATGGGTGTGCAGTCCGCCTCCGATGTTCTGATCCGATACGCCTATTGTAAAACATGTTGTTTAAACATGTACAGGCAAGATAAAAAAGTTGGTCGATTTTCGGCGAATGGCTACATGCCATGAAAAAAGCCCCGACCTCACAACGTGAGATCGGGG
Protein-coding regions in this window:
- a CDS encoding GntR family transcriptional regulator, with amino-acid sequence MPKAIYEGIYREIRSRIINGTYAFQEMLPTEAELTAEFGCTRNTVRRALSMLADGMFVQPIHGKGVRVIWLKGETDMLGALEEVESFGEFAKRNNAVASTDVKSFEHLVCTEQLSRRLGFKVGEKLIRVVRVRSLNGNARQVDHGYFLESIAKGLTPEIAARSIYDYLEHKRGVKVMASRRTVSVELANDEDCSYLDLGKYNCVAVMESQSYTSDGILFEVTHARTHPEIFHYRVNSKR
- a CDS encoding carbohydrate ABC transporter permease, yielding MKRDKAINRALSIFFTILSLAWIYPVFMIALNSFKKATAISTTTAFDLLTPETFDGLANYMHALNEQGFASAFMYSLIITVTSVVLILVCCSMCAWYVVRVNSKISNFFYYLFVFSMVVPFQMLMFTLSNLADRIGFNTPFNICFIYLGFGAGLAVFMFAGFVKNIPLEIEEAAMIDGCNPVQVFFKIVLPIMKPTYLSVGILETMWVWNDYLLPYLTLDSTKYKTIPILIQYFRGGYGHVELGPMMACIMMVVVPIVVMYILCQKYIIDGVVAGAVKG
- a CDS encoding ABC transporter substrate-binding protein, whose amino-acid sequence is MKNEMSRRQFLGFAGSAAAVLGLGLVGCGGSAGSGSSASGDAAEVYFLQFKPEVDKEWKEIAKAYKKEKGVEVKIVTAASNTYEEKLKSEMSKSSAPTLFQVNGPTGLKNWKDYCADLSDTKLRGELIDDSLALQSDGKDLGIDWVQESYGIIYNKQLLEKAGYKAEDINSFDKLKACADDIQARKDELGVEGAFTSAGMDDSSSWRYTTHLANLPLYYEFEKEHNQEDDEIKGEYLDNFKQIFDLYITDSTCDPSQLASKTGDDATNEFATGKAVFYQNGSWAYADLTKAGMTDDQIGMMPIYIGVDGEENQGLCSGGENYWCVSSQASEDAQKATEDFMYWCVTSDTATSIIADKMGLTAPFKSAKETTNVFSQQAVAMAKDGKKTVAWDFVYIPSEEWKKNLKQALIAYAADNSKWDGVKNAFVDGWKTEKAASE
- a CDS encoding sugar ABC transporter permease, with the translated sequence MGKALKRWWPLFMLPTCLAFMIGFVIPFIQGFYLSFCQFITINNTHFVGIENYVRALSDPQFATSFFFTVAFAFLSTVLINVIALAIAQALTRKALKGTNIFRTIFFMPNLIGGIVLGYIWQILINCLLSNVGAQLIALNSAAGFWGLIILTLWQQVGYMMIIYIAGLQSIPSDYIEAAKVDGATAWQTFWKVKIPNLMPTITICLFLSITNGFKLFDQNLALTGGAPAHSTEMLALNIYNTFYSRAGIAWQGIGQAKAVIFCILVVAISMIQLKATRSKEVQQ
- the malQ gene encoding 4-alpha-glucanotransferase, which translates into the protein MERASGVLMPVSSLPGPYGIGGFGWNAYDFVDFLASCKQHYWQILPLTTTSYGDSPYQSFSARAGNPNFIDFAELIEAGYLEQRDIDGVYLGSDPSNVDYGAIFGGRRQILDRAAERFAADKPADFDDFVQANEDWLIPYCEFMTVKEECGLKAFWEWPAELRTRGEASAKVCADHPARMLYHQMAQYFFDRQWSRLKAYANERDILIIGDLPIYVSRDSVEMWATPELFKIDAAGNPVSVAGTPPDQFSATGQYWGNPIYDWDAMEADGFSWWEGRIRAALDMYDVIRLDHFRGFEAYWEVPFSSPDSSYGSWTQGPGLKFFKTLEEKLGTLPIIAEDLGFLTPGVIDMRDNSGFPGMKILQFAFEGTNSYYLPHNYIANTVAYVGTHDNETARGWFEGTATPRQREQAALYTHQRDGEPITDALNRTIAASVSDTCIYTMQDLLNLGNEARINTPATLGGNWTWRMLDGAITRELEHKLTDWTETYFRIPSEGDIELPQ
- the glgP gene encoding glycogen/starch/alpha-glucan family phosphorylase; translated protein: MPHINLSDLAEQAFGKSLEQLDDRSIYKLLAKLVQERSAACPLNNGKKKLYYISAEFLIGKLLINNMIDLGIYDEVKEQLTAAGHDLNKIEEFEVEPSLGNGGLGRLAACFLDSIATLGLTGDGVGLNYHYGLFRQRFVDNQQKAVPDEWLGEQDIVIDDDRSYTVEFGDFAVTSKLVNIDVPGYGQPTKNRLRLFDLASVDDGLVPGSSIDFDKTEIAKNLTLFLYPDDSDEQGRLLRIYQEYFMVSNAAQLLIDEAIERGSNLHDLADYAVVQINDTHPTMVIPELIRLLTTEHGIEFDEAVTIVRSMVAYTNHTILAEALEKWPLASLQKVSPAIADIIVKLDEIAKAEHDDPHVAIIDEHDTVHMAHMDIHFGFSINGVAALHTKILEDTELHPFYEIYPKKFSNKTNGITFRRWIHGANPALASLLDDVIGTDWRSTGDLSKLAKFADDKDVLERLAATKVEAKVIMRQFMALEQGVTIPSNAIIDVQVKRIHEYKRQQMLALYIIWKYLDIKNGNRPKHPVTIIFGGKAAPAYTIAQDIIHLILTLSQWIANDPDVAPYLQVVMIENYNVTAAERVIPAADISEQISLASKEASGTSNMKFMLNGALTLCTLDGANVEIAELVGDENIYTFGASSKQVEQLYADGTYSAGALYRKPGIKLLVDFITNPAFMATGNAERLQRLHDDIKGKDWFMALLDIEEYIQTKERVLADYEDQDAWMRKALINIANAGAFSSDRTISQYNDEIWHLN
- the ugpC gene encoding sn-glycerol-3-phosphate ABC transporter ATP-binding protein UgpC gives rise to the protein MAEIVLKHVQKVYPNNESKKKGFFGKKKKTEEKKHNLKVTEDGVLAVEDFNLTVHDQEFIVLVGPSGCGKSTTMRMVAGLEDITSGDVLIDGKRVNDVAPKDRDIAMVFQSYALYPNMTVYENMAFTLELKKVPKDEIDRKVRSAAEILGITEYLDRKPKALSGGQRQRVAIGRAIVRDPKVFLMDEPLSNLDAKLRNQMRAELIKLRHEIKGTFIYVTHDQTEAMTLGDRIVVMKDGVVQQIATPQEVFNHPANIFVAGFIGVPQMNFFDAQLVRSGNGFTVKTEDMNVALAPETCAQLALNWDGGDVKEITAGVRPEQILLADKGEEGALQGTVEVTELMGSTEHVHVTAPDGQFVLIIPVVDLEAKGALKAGDTIWFKFEKNATHLFDKVSGKNLI